In Phyllostomus discolor isolate MPI-MPIP mPhyDis1 chromosome 2, mPhyDis1.pri.v3, whole genome shotgun sequence, the following are encoded in one genomic region:
- the ARID2 gene encoding AT-rich interactive domain-containing protein 2 isoform X2 translates to MANSTGKAPPDERRKGLAFLDELRQFHHSRGSPFKKIPAVGGKELDLHGLYTRVTTLGGFAKVSEKNQWGEIVEEFNFPRSCSNAAFALKQYYLRYLEKYEKVHHFGEDDDEVPPGNPKPQLPIGAIPSSYNYQQHSVSDYLRQSYGLSMDFNSPNDYNKLVLSLLSGLPNEVDFAINVCTLLSNESKHVMQLEKDPKIITLLLANAGVFDDTLGSFSTVFGEEWKEKTDRDFVKFWKDIVDDNEVRDLISDRNKSHEGTSGEWIWESLFHPPRKLGINDIEGQRVLQIAVILRNLSFEEGNVKLLAANRTCLRFLLLSAHSHFISLRQLGLDTLGNIAAELLLDPVDFKTTHLMFHTVTKCLMSRDRFLKMRGMEILGNLCKAEDNGVLICEYVDQDSYREIICHLTLPDVLLVISTLEVLYMLTEMGDVACTKIAKVEKSIDMLVCLVSMDIQMFGPDALAAVKLVEHPSSSHQVLSEIRTQAVEQVQTQIHVASAPASRAVVAQHVAPPPGIVEIDSEKFACQWLNAHFEVNPDCSVSRAEMYSEYLSTCSKLARGGILTSTGFYKCLRTVFPNHSVKRVEDSSNSGQAHIHVVGVKRRAIPLPIQMYYQQQPVSTPVVRVDSVPDISSSPSPAGIPHGPQTVGNHFQRTPVTNQSSNLTATQMSFPVQGVHTMAQTVSRMPPNPSVHNHQQQNAPVTVIQNKAPIPCEVVKATVIQNSIPQTAVPVSIAVGGGAAQSSVVQNHSTGPQPVTVVNSQTLLHHPSVIPQQSPLHTVVPGQIPSGTPVTVIQQAVPQSHIFGRVQTIPACTSTVSQGQQLITTSPQPVQTSSQQTSAGSQPQDTVIIAPPQYVTTSASNIVSAASVQNFQVATGQMVTIAGVPSPQPSRVGFQNIAPKPLPSQQVSSTVVQQPIQQPQQPTQQSVVIVSQPAQQGQTYAPAIHQIVLANPAALPAGQTVQLTGQPNITPSSSPSPVPASNNQVPTAMSSSSTPQSQGPPPTVSQMLSVKRQQQQQHSPAPPPQQVQVQVQQPQQVQMQVQPQQTNSGVGQPASGESSLIKQLLLPKRGPSTPGGKLILPAPQVPPPNNARAPSPQVVYQVANNQAAGFGVQGQTPAQQLLVGQQNVQLVQSPMPPTGGVQTVPISNLQILPGPLISNSPATIFQGTSGNQVTITVVPNTSFATATVSQGNATQLIAPAGITMSGTQAGVGLQVQTLPASQASPAGQSSCTTATPPFKGDKIICQKEEEAKEATGLHVHERKIEVMENPSCRRGTTNTSNGDTKENEMQVGSLLNGRKYSDSSLPPSNSGKIQSEANQCSLISNGPSLELGENGASGKQSSEQMDMQDIKSDLRKPLVNGICDFDKGDGSHLSKNIPNHKTSNHVGNGEISPMEPQGTLDATQQDTAKGDQLERISNGPILTLGGSPSVSSIQEASNVATQQFSGTDLPNGPLASSLNSDVPQQRPSVVVSPHSTTSVIQGHQMVVPHSGSRVSHSPALSSDVRSTNGTAECKTVKRPADDNDRETVTGIPNKVGVRIVTISDPNNAGCSATMVAVPAGADPSTVAKVAIESAVHQKQQHPPSYVQNVVPQGSGDVKEAPGPQEVTSRLAESLQVQR, encoded by the exons ATTATCTGCGGCAAAGTTATGGGCTATCTATGGATTTCAATTCGCCAAATGATTATAATAAATTGGTGCTTTCACTATTATCTGGACTCCCAAATGAAGTGGACTTTGCTATTAATGTATGCACCCTCCTATCAAATGAAAGTAAACACGTCATGCAACTTGAAAAAGACCCTAAAATCATCACTTTATTACTTGCTAATGCCGGGGTGTTTGATGACA CTTTAGGATCCTTTTCTACTGTATTTGGAGAAGAATGGAAGGAGAAGACTGATAGAGATTTTGTTAAG TTTTGGAAAGACATTGTTGATGATAATGAAGTACGTGACCTCATTTCTGACAGAAACAAGTCTCATG AAGGTACATCAGGAGAATGGATTTGGGAATCTTTATTTCATCCACCTCGAAAGCTGGGCATTAATGATATTGAAGGACAACGGGTACTTCAGATTGCAGTGATTTTGCGAAATCTTTCTTTTGAGGAGGGCAATGTTAAGCTCTTGGCAGCTAATCGTACCTGTCTTCGTTTCCTATTACTTTCTGCACAtagtcattttatttctctaaggcAATTAGGCCTTGACACGTTAGGAAATATTGCAGCTGAG cttttatTGGACCCTGTTGATTTCAAAACTACTCATCTGATGTTTCATACTGTTACAAAATGCCTAATGTCAAGGGATAGATTTCTAAAGATGAGGG GCATGGAAATTTTGGGAAATCTTTGCAAAGCAGAAGATAATGGTGTTTTGATATGTGAATATGTTGATCAGGACTCATACAGAGAGATCATTTGTCATCTCACTTTACCTGATGTGCTGCTTGTAATCTCAACACTCGAGGTGCTAtatatgctcacagaaatgggagATGTAGCTTGCACAAAAATTGCAAAAGTAGAAAAGAGTATAG acATGTTAGTGTGTCTGGTGTCTATGGATATTCAGATGTTTGGCCCTGATGCACTAGCTGCAGTAAAACTTGTCGAACATCCAAGTTCCAGTCATCAAGTTTTATCTGAAATTAGGACACAAGCTGTAGAGCAAGTTCAAACCCAGATCCATGTAGCATCAGCCCCAG ctTCCAGAGCAGTTGTAGCGCAGCATGTTGCTCCACCCCCAGGAATAGTGGAAATAGATAGTGAGAAGTTTGCTTGTCAGTG gCTAAATGCTCATTTTGAAGTAAATCCAGATTGTTCTGTCTCTCGAGCAGAGATGTATTCTGAGTACCTCTCAACTTGCAGTAAATTAGCTCGTGGTGGAATCCTAACATCAACTGGATTTTATAAATGTCTTAG AACGGTGTTTCCAAATCATTCAGTGAAGAGAGTGGAGGATTCCAGTAACAGCGGGCAAGCACATATTCATGTAGTAGGAGTAAAACGGAGGGCTATACCACTTCCCATTCAGATGTACTATCAGCAACAACCAGTTTCTACTCCTGTTGTTCGTGttgattctgttcctgatatATCTTCAAGTCCTTCTCCTGCAG GAATCCCTCATGGACCACAAACTGTAGGAAACCATTTTCAGAGGACTCCTGTTACAAACCAATCTTCAAATTTGACTGCAACACAAATGTCTTTTCCAGTACAAGGTGTTCATACTATGGCACAGACTGTTTCAAGAATGCCACCAAATCCTTCAGTTCACAACCACCAGCAGCAAAATGCTCCGGTGACTGTCATTCAGAATAAAGCTCCAATTCCCTGTGAAGTTGTTAAGGCTACAGTAATCCAGAATTCTATACCCCAGACAGCAGTTCCTGTCAGTATCGCTGTGGGAGGAGGAGCTGCACAGAGTTCTGTGGTTCAGAATCACAGTACAGGGCCACAGCCTGTTACAGTTGTAAATTCCCAGACATTGCTTCACCATCCATCGGTAATTCCACAACAGTCTCCATTACACACAGTGGTACCGGGTCAGATACCTTCTGGCACTCCTGTTACTGTAATTCAACAAGCTGTCCCACAAAGTCATATATTTGGCAGAGTACAGACCATACCAGCATGTACTTCTACAGTTTCACAGGGTCAACAGTTAATCACCACATCACCCCAGCCTGTGCAAACTTCATCTCAACAGACATCAGCTGGTAGCCAGCCACAAGACACTGTTATCATAGCACCTCCACAGTATGTAACAACTTCTGCATCCAATATTGTCTCAGCAGCTTCAGTACAGAATTTTCAGGTAGCTACAGGACAAATGGTTACCATTGCTGGTGTCCCAAGTCCACAACCCTCAAGGGTAGGGTTTCAGAACATTGCACCCAAACCTCTCCCTTCTCAGCAAGTTTCATCGACGGTGGTACAACAGCCTATTCAACAACCACAGCAGCCAACCCAACAAAGTGTAGTGATTGTAAGCCAGCCAGCTCAACAAGGTCAAACTTATGCACCAGCTATTCACCAAATTGTTCTTGCTAATCCAGCAGCTCTTCCAGCTGGTCAAACAGTTCAGCTAACTGGACAACCAAACATAACTCCATCTTCCTCACCATCACCTGTCCCAGCTTCTAATAACCAAGTCCCTACTGCCATGTCATCTTCTTCCACCCCTCAATCACAGGGACCACCTCCTACTGTCAGTCAAATGCTCTCTGtgaagaggcagcagcagcagcagcattcacCAGCACCCCCACCTCAACAGGTACAGGTACAAGTTCAGCAGCCACAACAAGTACAGATGCAAGTTCAACCACAGCAAACAAATTCAGGAGTTGGTCAGCCTGCCTCTGGTGAGTCAAGTCTGATAAAACAGTTGCTGCTTCCAAAACGTGGTCCTTCAACTCCAGGTGGTAAGCTTATTCTCCCAGCTCCACAGGTTCCTCCCCCTAATAATGCAAGAGCTCCTAGCCCTCAGGTGGTATACCAGGTGGCCAATAACCAAGCAGCAGGTTTTGGAGTTCAGGGGCAGACTCCAGCACAGCAGCTATTGGTTGGGCAGCAAAATGTTCAGTTGGTCCAAAGTCCAATGCCACCCACAGGGGGAGTGCAAACCGTGCCCATCTCGAACTTACAAATATTGCCAGGCCCACTGATCTCAAATAGCCCAGCAACCATTTTCCAAGGGACTTCCGGAAACCAGGTTACCATAACAGTTGTGCCAAATACAAGTTTTGCAACTGCAACTGTGAGTCAGGGAAATGCAACTCAGCTCATTGCTCCAGCAGGAATTACCATGAGTGGGACCCAGGCAGGAGTTGGACTTCAGGTGCAAACGCTTCCAGCCAGTCAAGCATCTCCAGCTGGACAATCATCTTGTACTACTGCTACTCCCCCATTCAAAGGTGATAAAATAATTTGCcaaaaggaagaggaagcaaaAGAAGCAACAGGTTTACACGTTCATGAACGTAAAATTGAAGTCATGGAGAACCCGTCCTGCCGACGAGGAACTACCAACACCAGCAATGGGgatacaaaggaaaatgaaatgcagGTGGGAAGtcttttaaatggaagaaagtaCAGTGACTCAAGTCTACCTCCTTCAAACTCAGGGAAAATTCAAAGTGAGGCTAATCAGTGCTCACTAATTAGTAATGGGCCATCATTAGAATTAGGTGAGAATGGAGCATCTGGAAAACAGAGCTCAGAACAAATGGACATGCAGGATATCAAAAGTGATTTGAGAAAACCTTTAGTTAATGGAATCTGTGATTTTGATAAAGGAGACGGTTCCCATTTAAGCAAAAACATTCCAAATCACAAAACTTCCAATCATGTAGGAAATGGTGAGATATCTCCAATGGAACCACAAGGGACTTTAGATGCCACTCAGCAAGATACTGCCAAAGGTGATCAACTAGAAAGAATTTCTAATGGACCTATATTAACTTTGGGTGGTTCACCATCTGTGAGCAGTATACAGGAAGCTTCAAATGTGGCAACACAGCAATTTAGTGGTACTGATTTGCCTAATGGACCTCTAGCTTCAAGTTTGAATTCAGATGTGCCTCAGCAACGCCCAAGTGTAGTTGTCTCACCACATTCTACAACCTCTGTTATACAGGGGCATCAAATGGTAGTTCCCCACTCAGGATCAAGAGTATCCCATTCTCCTGCCCTATCATCTGACGTTCGGTCTACAAATGGCACAGCAGAATGCAAAACTGTAAAGAGGCCAGCAGATGATAATGATAGGGAAACAGTCACAGGAATTCCAAATAAAGTAGGCGTTAGAATTGTTACAATCAGTGACCCCAACAATGCTGGCTGCAGTGCAACAATGGTTGCCGTGCCAGCAGGAGCAGATCCAAGCACTGTAGCTAAAGTAGCAATAGAAAGTGCTGTTCATCAAAAGCAGCAACATCCACCATCATACGTGCAGAATGTGGTCCCACAG GGGTCTGGGGATGTTAAGGAGGCACCTGGACCCCAAGAAGTGACTTCCAGACTTGCAGAAAGTCTGCAAGTTCAGAGGTAG